The Lycium ferocissimum isolate CSIRO_LF1 chromosome 10, AGI_CSIRO_Lferr_CH_V1, whole genome shotgun sequence genome window below encodes:
- the LOC132033513 gene encoding G-type lectin S-receptor-like serine/threonine-protein kinase At4g27290 isoform X5, which produces MESCFFLLLLLCFCSSIHKIFTTTTDSINTNQFITVGETIVSSGGTFELGFFSPSSSSNRYIGIWYKQILRYEQTVVWVANREQPLTNTSSAAFKVTKSGILVLFGDKNEIIWSTNTSRSVQNPVANDGNPENFLWQSFNFPTDTQLPDMKLGKNFKTGHEVYLSAWKNHNDPTPGEFTLHLDPTGYPQALIRHGTRVFARAGSWNGLRWSGAPAPQQIKSNIYTIQFVFNKEEVYFSFSIINSLLLSRLVLNNGYIERLTWVDRTKSWNNLNIPLDTCDQYSLCGAYGSCVIGSSPVCGCLEKFVPKYPQQWEMGDWSKGCVRRKPYHCNKEHIFLKYSGIKLPDTKHSQYNKTMTLEGCRQVCSMNCSCTAYSSLDISNGDRGCLFWSGELIDIRKLSGKGQDIYIRMDSSELGSKSKKAEILAVSFSLLMAMILLGIILFLYIWQKKKKLKLQDEFELPMFQLSTITRATNNFSVNNKIGEGGFGPVYKGVLEEGQQIAVKRLSRTSMQGLNEFKNEVIYIAKLQHRNLVRLLGCCLQGEEKMLIYEYMPNKSLDSYIFDQTKKKLLDWPQHFHIINGIARGLLYLHQDSRLRIIHRDLKASNVLLDIEMNPKISDFGMAKSVPGNEMGAKTCNVVGTHGYMSPEYAIDGIFSVKSDVFSFGVLVLEIVSCKRNRGFVHQDHNLNLLGHAWKLYKEDRSSELIDEHLADSCNSSQVLRSIQVGLLCVQRHPDDRPSMFSVVQMLANESLLPKAKEPGFFTERNVFDEANSVSHTGSSKTEFTITLLDPR; this is translated from the exons ATGGAATCTTGTTTCTTCCTACTTCTTCTATTGTGTTTCTGTTCTTCCATACACAAGATCTTTACAACTACAACAGACTCCATCAATacaaatcaattcatcacagtTGGTGAAACTATTGTTTCATCCGGTGGAACCTTTGAGCTGGGATTTTTCAGCCCCAGCAGTTCCTCCAATCGATATATTGGGATATGGTACAAGCAAATTCTTCGTTATGAGCAAACAGTTGTATGGGTTGCCAACAGAGAACAACCACTCACAAACACATCTTCTGCTGCTTTTAAGGTCACCAAATCAGGGATACTAGTTCTTTTTGGTGACAAGAATGAAATTATATGGTCCACTAACACCTCACGATCAGTCCAAAATCCAGTTGCAAATGATGGAAATCCAGAAAATTTCCTTTGGCAGAGCTTCAATTTTCCAACTGATACGCAATTGCCTGATATGAAACTtggcaaaaattttaaaactggTCATGAGGTATACCTTTCAGCTTGGAAGAACCATAACGATCCAACACCAGGGGAATTCACTCTCCACCTTGATCCTACTGGTTATCCACAGGCCCTCATCAGACACGGTACAAGGGTATTCGCTCGAGCAGGATCATGGAATGGTTTACGGTGGAGTGGAGCACCCGCACCACAACAAATAAAAAGCAACATATATacaattcaatttgttttcAATAAGGAGGAGGTTTACTTTAGTTTTTCTATCATTAACAGCTTGTTGTTATCAAGGCTAGTCCTGAACAATGGTTATATAGAACGGTTGACGTGGGTGGATCGAACTAAGAGTTGGAATAACCTCAACATTCCTCTGGATACTTGTGATCAATATAGCTTATGTGGTGCCTATGGGAGCTGTGTCATAGGTAGTTCCCCTGTTTGTGGATGTTTGGAAAAGTTTGTACCTAAATATCCACAACAATGGGAAATGGGAGATTGGTCAAAAGGGTGTGTTCGGAGGAAACCATATCATTGCAACAAGGAACATATATTTCTAAAATATTCGGGAATTAAGCTTCCGGACACTAAGCACTCTCAGTACAATAAAACCATGACACTCGAAGGGTGTAGGCAAGTATGCTCAATGAACTGCTCATGCACAGCTTATTCGAGCCTAGATATAAGCAATGGAGATAGAGGTTGCTTATTTTGGTCTGGGGAGTTGATTGATATCAGAAAGCTCTCTGGAAAAGGACAAGACATTTATATCAGGATGGATTCTTCAGAGCTAG GTTCAAAGAGCAAGAAGGCAGAGATACTCGCAGTGAGTTTCTCATTGTTGATGGCAATGATTTTGCTAGGAATCattttgtttttgtacatatggcaaaagaagaagaaactaaaACTCCAAGACGAATTTGAGCTGCCAATGTTCCAATTGTCAACAATAACAAGAGCCACAAATAACTTTTCGGTCAACAACAAAATTGGAGAGGGTGGATTTGGACCTGTTTATAAG GGAGTGCTGGAAGAGGGACAACAAATTGCTGTGAAGAGACTTTCAAGGACATCCATGCAAGGACTCAATGAATTCAAGAACGAAGTTATATATATTGCCAAGCTTCAGCATCGAAATCTTGTGAGACTTCTAGGTTGCTGTCTTCAAGGGGAAGAGAAGATGTTAATCTACGAATACATGCCTAACAAAAGCCTGGATTCATACATATTTG atcaaacaaagaaaaagttaCTTGATTGGCCACAGCATTTCCACATCATCAACGGAATTGCTCGTGGCTTATTGTATCTCCATCAAGACTCTCGACTACGGATTATCCATAGAGACCTTAAAGCAAGCAATGTTTTGCTAGATATAGAAATGAATCCAAAGATATCAGACTTTGGTATGGCCAAAAGTGTTCCAGGAAATGAGATGGGAGCAAAAACATGCAATGTGGTTGGGACACA TGGCTACATGTCCCCAGAATATGCAATAGACGGGATCTTCTCGGTAAAATCAGATGTGTTTAGCTTTGGCGTATTGGTGTTAGAGATTGTGAGTTGCAAGAGAAATAGAGGATTTGTGCATCAAGATCACAACCTTAACCTTCTCGGTCAT GCATGGAAGCTTTACAAAGAAGATAGGTCCTCGGAACTAATTGACGAGCACCTAGCTGACTCTTGCAATAGTTCTCAAGTTTTAAGGTCAATCCAAGTGGGTTTATTATGCGTGCAACGGCATCCAGATGATAGACCAAGCATGTTTTCTGTGGTTCAGATGTTGGCTAATGAGAGTCTACTGCCAAAAGCAAAAGAACCAGGATTTTTCACAGAACGAAATGTATTTGATGAAGCAAACTCAGTATCTCATACAGGAAGTTCAAAAACTGAATTCACAATCACATTGTTAGATCCTCGATAG